The following are encoded in a window of Labrus bergylta chromosome 16, fLabBer1.1, whole genome shotgun sequence genomic DNA:
- the ier2a gene encoding immediate early response gene 2 protein, with amino-acid sequence MEVSAEAKRIMVVALGKLYSSRTQRGGLRLHRSLLLTMVMKSARDIYHAAQAPEETAEPGCEHHNSMEEEITQPAGAQPGLQGPLPEQESSGSPAELRHDAHARPGAENKENLHPSVPTQHSRKRRGKAAVEPDFLPCKKAKLEQGTIIVCSVLIDYVNCSSELGVSPSPIPPQRIIAAC; translated from the coding sequence ATGGAGGTCAGCGCGGAGGCCAAGAGGATCATGGTCGTGGCTTTGGGGAAACTGTACAGCTCGCGCACCCAGCGAGGTGGTCTCCGTCTCCACCGGAGCCTGCTCCTGACCATGGTGATGAAATCCGCACGGGACATTTACCACGCGGCCCAGGCGCCTGAAGAAACCGCCGAACCAGGATGTGAACACCACAACTCAATGGAAGAAGAGATCACACAGCCTGCCGGTGCTCAGCCGGGACTCCAGGGTCCTCTTCCCGAACAGGAGTCCTCCGGTTCCCCCGCGGAGCTGCGCCATGACGCACACGCGCGCCCCGGCGCAGAAAACAAGGAGAATTTACACCCAAGTGTCCCGACCCAACACTCGAGGAAACGACGGGGCAAAGCAGCCGTGGAGCCGGACTTCCTGCCCTGCAAGAAGGCCAAACTCGAGCAAGGAACCATCATTGTATGTTCCGTTTTGATTGACTATGTGAACTGCAGCAGTGAGCTGGGTGTCTCCCCATCCCCCATACCTCCGCAGAGAATCATTGCAGCGTGTTGA